A window of Kiritimatiellaceae bacterium contains these coding sequences:
- a CDS encoding PEGA domain-containing protein: protein MNIKTILTAVCLTGAVAFAQTAATVSQPVNPASSAELQAFKNQVQAANPDMKVVSVGAVREATLVSVPNPKIAIFVKNQTKVAGMDDMVDGVRDRISAELAGAGMVVMDQAEIASGFNRFKVTTAEERAGLIEGVFTGGSTVRVGQMLGADYVMVASIIAADRAALTVGGKPMVTYTLRMTVKVNEAVQGSSVYGDNWTRKVPVPGDSAAGTDASVYYNDLLDTWASETGAKIADKSKTWRRVEAAPVQLVSFSVSTTIDELIQGLESGVRAPNELLNEMRHVIGGATVQIDGAAVGSSPGTYQVVPGLHQMKVSRQWMKDWQQTVNIQNGSSFKIGLELSDAGLAKFQSLEKMRAQIAKDYAEAMALKGVKVNFDTAGWRDVSVGNKGNEINMEKNELRQNGLINAVGQ from the coding sequence ATGAATATAAAAACGATCCTTACCGCTGTTTGTCTCACCGGCGCAGTTGCTTTTGCGCAGACTGCCGCGACCGTTTCTCAACCGGTTAATCCTGCGAGTTCCGCAGAACTTCAGGCGTTCAAAAATCAGGTTCAGGCCGCTAATCCAGATATGAAAGTTGTATCTGTCGGCGCAGTGCGCGAAGCCACACTGGTTTCGGTGCCGAATCCTAAAATCGCTATCTTTGTCAAAAACCAGACCAAGGTTGCCGGGATGGACGACATGGTGGACGGCGTTCGCGACCGTATTTCCGCCGAACTGGCCGGAGCAGGAATGGTGGTTATGGATCAGGCGGAAATCGCTTCCGGTTTCAACCGGTTCAAAGTAACGACCGCCGAAGAACGCGCCGGACTGATCGAAGGCGTATTTACCGGCGGCTCAACGGTGCGCGTCGGCCAGATGCTCGGCGCAGACTATGTCATGGTGGCTTCCATTATTGCGGCGGATCGCGCGGCCCTTACCGTCGGCGGAAAACCGATGGTCACTTATACGCTTCGCATGACGGTTAAAGTCAATGAGGCCGTACAAGGTTCCTCAGTTTATGGCGACAACTGGACGCGTAAAGTTCCGGTTCCGGGCGACAGTGCCGCCGGTACGGACGCCAGCGTTTATTACAACGATCTGCTGGACACATGGGCCAGTGAAACCGGCGCAAAGATTGCCGATAAATCCAAAACGTGGCGTCGTGTCGAAGCGGCTCCGGTTCAACTGGTCAGCTTTTCCGTCAGCACAACGATCGACGAGTTGATTCAAGGCTTGGAATCCGGCGTGCGCGCTCCGAATGAACTGCTCAACGAAATGCGCCACGTAATCGGCGGAGCAACGGTTCAGATTGACGGCGCCGCAGTCGGTTCGTCGCCGGGAACCTATCAGGTTGTTCCAGGGCTGCATCAGATGAAAGTTTCGCGTCAGTGGATGAAAGACTGGCAGCAAACTGTTAACATTCAGAACGGAAGCAGTTTTAAGATCGGGTTGGAACTTTCCGACGCCGGACTGGCGAAGTTCCAGTCGTTGGAAAAAATGAGAGCGCAGATTGCCAAGGATTATGCCGAAGCGATGGCGCTCAAAGGCGTGAAAGTTAATTTTGACACGGCCGGATGGCGCGATGTTTCTGTCGGCAATAAAGGAAACGAGATCAACATGGAGAAGAACGAACTTCGTCAGAACGGGCTGATTAATGCTGTTGGTCAATAA
- a CDS encoding DUF3332 family protein, translated as MKRFIPTLLIASILLTGCTGPFQLTKNLHKWQRNVSEDRWAEEVVFIGCAIIAYPITTLGDALIFNSIEFWGGENPIQKASAPVGNEMCLRSVAEQM; from the coding sequence ATGAAAAGATTCATTCCCACCCTGCTCATCGCCAGCATTCTGCTCACCGGATGCACCGGCCCGTTCCAACTCACCAAAAACCTGCATAAATGGCAGAGGAATGTTTCTGAAGACCGCTGGGCCGAAGAAGTTGTATTTATTGGCTGCGCAATCATCGCCTATCCGATAACTACATTGGGTGATGCCCTGATCTTCAACAGCATCGAATTCTGGGGCGGCGAAAATCCAATCCAAAAAGCCTCGGCTCCGGTTGGTAACGAAATGTGCCTGCGCAGTGTCGCTGAGCAGATGTAA
- a CDS encoding SHOCT domain-containing protein: protein MHKGLIFGLIGLISVGCTTRLVDFTTISTKNVDWSRAATFSRAPVRVEGKDVVHIIVFIPTGIPNMKEAIDQAIESKPGCVALVDGVVYQKLWWIPYIYGQSSFVVEGTPLIDSGLSGNIMAKPIVAPVVVEQKPQSVPVVAAQKPDTSAQLQKLKELKDAGLLTEQEYETKRKELVGQL, encoded by the coding sequence ATGCACAAAGGGTTAATATTTGGTTTAATCGGTTTAATAAGTGTTGGTTGCACCACCCGGCTGGTTGACTTCACAACGATCTCTACCAAGAACGTTGATTGGTCAAGAGCTGCAACTTTCAGCAGAGCGCCAGTTCGGGTTGAAGGAAAAGATGTCGTTCATATCATCGTGTTTATTCCGACCGGAATTCCTAATATGAAAGAGGCTATCGATCAGGCTATTGAATCTAAGCCGGGTTGTGTGGCCCTTGTAGATGGCGTTGTTTATCAGAAACTTTGGTGGATACCTTATATCTATGGACAGAGTTCCTTTGTTGTAGAAGGAACGCCGTTGATTGATTCTGGACTGTCTGGAAATATCATGGCTAAACCAATAGTCGCACCGGTTGTCGTGGAACAAAAACCACAATCCGTGCCAGTCGTAGCGGCCCAAAAGCCTGATACGTCTGCCCAATTACAGAAACTTAAAGAGCTGAAGGACGCAGGATTGCTGACCGAGCAGGAATACGAAACCAAGCGCAAGGAGCTTGTTGGTCAACTGTAA